The proteins below are encoded in one region of Corvus hawaiiensis isolate bCorHaw1 chromosome 3, bCorHaw1.pri.cur, whole genome shotgun sequence:
- the PAK5 gene encoding serine/threonine-protein kinase PAK 5 isoform X2 — MFGKKKKRLEISGPSNFEHRVHTGFDHREQKFTGLPQQWHSLLADTANRPKPMVDPSCITPIQLAPMKTIVRGNKPRKDTSINGLLEEFDNISVTRSNSLRKESPPTHHQGNANHVPRHQEENGYITFSQYSSESDTTTDYVVEKYRDKTLYGEELDRYYKGSYAAKQNGHMMKVTSRDIYYSEVTPLQSDLSRFLPDYHAHLEAKPKPLEYGGLKLEYQRIPSGSSLDYRDSFPYAPSRASVQSECPKERLEYGDSDWGHSLGKDDYDKRPKSSYVDPASPQPAMRQRSRSGSGLQEPAMPYGASAFKAHQQGHSYSSYTYPRLSETAAGIPKMDYDRAQLVVSPPLSGSDTYPRGPVKLPQSQSKVSYSSSSYQYPLVYHKGPHYHQPPLQPGSPYISTASYPSSPSITSSAYPPPSWGSSSDQQPSRVSHEQFRAALQLVVSPGDPREYLESFIKIGEGSTGIVCIATEKHTGKQVAVKKMDLRKQQRRELLFNEVVIMRDYHHENVVDMYNSYLVGDELWVVMEFLEGGALTDIVTHTRMNEEQIATVCLSVLRALSYLHNQGVIHRDIKSDSILLTSDGRIKLSDFGFCAQVSKEVPRRKSLVGTPYWMAPEVISRLPYGTEVDIWSLGIMVIEMIDGEPPYFNEPPLQAMRRIRDNLPPRVKDMHKVSSVLRGFLDSMLVREPSQRATAQELLRHPFLKLAGPPSCIVPLMRQHRHR; from the exons ATGTTCGGGAAAAAGAAGAAACGGCTGGAAATTTCCGGGCCCTCCAACTTCGAGCACCGGGTCCACACTGGCTTCGACCACCGGGAGCAGAAGTTCACGGGGCTGCCTCAGCAGTGGCACAGTTTGCTGGCAGACACGGCCAACCGGCCGAAGCCCATGGTGGATCCCTCATGCATCACTCCCATCCAGCTGGCTCCTATGAAG ACTATTGTTCGAGGAAACAAGCCTCGAAAGGATACTTCAATCAACGGCCTGCTGGAGGAGTTTGACAATATCTCAGTGACACGATCCAATTCCTTGCGGAAGGAAAGTCCTCCCACCCACCACCAAGGAAATGCCAACCATGTGCCAAGGCACCAGGAGGAAAATGGCTACATCACGTTTTCCCAGTACTCCAGCGAGTCAGACACTACCACAGACTATGTCGTGGAGAAATATCGGGACAAGACTCTGTATGGGGAAGAGTTGGACAGGTACTACAAGGGGAGCTACGCCGCCAAGCAGAACGGGCACATGATGAAGGTGACGTCCCGGGACATCTATTACTCAGAAGTGACACCCCTGCAGTCAGACCTCTCCAGGTTCCTCCCGGATTACCATGCACACCTGGAGGCCAAGCCCAAACCGCTGGAATATGGTGGCCTAAAGCTGGAGTATCAGCGGATCCCCAGCGGATCCTCCCTGGACTACAGGGATTCCTTCCCTTACGCCCCGTCGCGAGCGTCAGTGCAGAGCGAGTGCCCCAAGGAGAGGCTGGAGTACGGTGACAGTGACTgggggcacagcctgggcaagGATGACTATGATAAGAGGCCTAAGTCATCCTATGTGGACCCTGCGAGCCCTCAGCCAGCCATGAGGCAGAGGTCCAGGTCAGGCTCCGGCCTGCAGGAGCCGGCCATGCCCTACGGAGCAAGCGCCTTCAAAGCACACCAGCAAGGACATTCCTACAGCTCCTACACCTACCCCCGCCTGTCCGAAACTGCAGCAGGCATTCCCAAG ATGGATTATGACCGAGCACAGCTGGTTGTCAGCCCACCGCTCTCGGGGTCAGACACCTATCCCCGGGGCCCAGTCAAGCTACCTCAGAGTCAGAGCAAAGTCAGCTACTCCAGCAGCAGCTACCAGTACCCCCTGGTCTACCACAAAGGCCCCCACTATCACCAGCCGCCTCTCCAGCCCGGCTCTCCCTATATTTCCACCGCCTCCTACCCCAGCTCCCCGAGTATCACGTCAAGTGCTTATCCTCCCCCCAGCTGGGGCTCCTCCTCGGACCAGCAGCCCTCCAGGGTGTCCCATGAACAGTTCCGAGCTGCCCTGCAGCTCGTGGTCAGCCCCGGAGACCCCCGGGAGTACCTGGAGAGCTTCATCAAGATCGGGGAGGGCTCCACAGGGATCGTGTGCATCGCCACCGAGAAGCACACAGGGAAGCAGGTCGCCGTGAAGAAGATGGACCTCAGGAAACAGCAGAGAAGGGAGCTGCTCTTCAATGAG GTTGTGATCATGAGAGATTACCACCACGAGAACGTGGTCGACATGTACAACAGTTACCTGGTCGGGGACGAGCTCTGGGTCGTGATGGAGTTCCTGGAGGGCGGCGCTCTCACAGACATCGTGACTCACACcag GATGAACGAGGAGCAGATCGCCACGGTCTGTCTGTCCGTGCTGAGAGCCCTGTCCTACCTGCACAACCAGGGCGTCATCCACCGCGACATCAAGAGCGACTCCATCCTGCTCACCAGTGACGGCAGG ATAAAATTGTCCGACTTTGGGTTCTGCGCCCAAGTGTCAAAGGAGGTCCCCAGGAGGAAGTCCCTGGTTGGGACACCCTATTGGATGGCACCGGAGGTGATATCCCGCCTGCCCTATGGCACCGAG GTGGACatctggtccctgggcatcaTGGTGATCGAGATGATTGATGGGGAACCCCCCTACTTCAACGAGCCACCGCTGCAGGCCATGCGCCGCATCCGGGACAACCTCCCACCCCGCGTGAAGGACATGCACAAG GTGTCCTCGGTCCTCCGGGGCTTCCTGGACTCGATGCTGGTGCGGGAGCCCTCGCAGAGAGCCACGGCACAGGAACTGCTGAGACACCCCTTTCTCAAACTGGCTGGGCCCCCCTCCTGCATTGTGCCCCTCATGAGGCAGCACAGGCATCGCTGA
- the PAK5 gene encoding serine/threonine-protein kinase PAK 5 isoform X1 — MFGKKKKRLEISGPSNFEHRVHTGFDHREQKFTGLPQQWHSLLADTANRPKPMVDPSCITPIQLAPMKTIVRGNKPRKDTSINGLLEEFDNISVTRSNSLRKESPPTHHQGNANHVPRHQEENGYITFSQYSSESDTTTDYVVEKYRDKTLYGEELDRYYKGSYAAKQNGHMMKVTSRDIYYSEVTPLQSDLSRFLPDYHAHLEAKPKPLEYGGLKLEYQRIPSGSSLDYRDSFPYAPSRASVQSECPKERLEYGDSDWGHSLGKDDYDKRPKSSYVDPASPQPAMRQRSRSGSGLQEPAMPYGASAFKAHQQGHSYSSYTYPRLSETAAGIPKMDYDRAQLVVSPPLSGSDTYPRGPVKLPQSQSKVSYSSSSYQYPLVYHKGPHYHQPPLQPGSPYISTASYPSSPSITSSAYPPPSWGSSSDQQPSRVSHEQFRAALQLVVSPGDPREYLESFIKIGEGSTGIVCIATEKHTGKQVAVKKMDLRKQQRRELLFNEVVIMRDYHHENVVDMYNSYLVGDELWVVMEFLEGGALTDIVTHTRMNEEQIATVCLSVLRALSYLHNQGVIHRDIKSDSILLTSDGRIKLSDFGFCAQVSKEVPRRKSLVGTPYWMAPEVISRLPYGTEVSTAGTARGAIPTPYGTEVSTAGTARGDIPAPWSSVRAVQFGSTYTGMLNSSNYVCPRVLHLAWFESYFPEMKSFSNSI, encoded by the exons ATGTTCGGGAAAAAGAAGAAACGGCTGGAAATTTCCGGGCCCTCCAACTTCGAGCACCGGGTCCACACTGGCTTCGACCACCGGGAGCAGAAGTTCACGGGGCTGCCTCAGCAGTGGCACAGTTTGCTGGCAGACACGGCCAACCGGCCGAAGCCCATGGTGGATCCCTCATGCATCACTCCCATCCAGCTGGCTCCTATGAAG ACTATTGTTCGAGGAAACAAGCCTCGAAAGGATACTTCAATCAACGGCCTGCTGGAGGAGTTTGACAATATCTCAGTGACACGATCCAATTCCTTGCGGAAGGAAAGTCCTCCCACCCACCACCAAGGAAATGCCAACCATGTGCCAAGGCACCAGGAGGAAAATGGCTACATCACGTTTTCCCAGTACTCCAGCGAGTCAGACACTACCACAGACTATGTCGTGGAGAAATATCGGGACAAGACTCTGTATGGGGAAGAGTTGGACAGGTACTACAAGGGGAGCTACGCCGCCAAGCAGAACGGGCACATGATGAAGGTGACGTCCCGGGACATCTATTACTCAGAAGTGACACCCCTGCAGTCAGACCTCTCCAGGTTCCTCCCGGATTACCATGCACACCTGGAGGCCAAGCCCAAACCGCTGGAATATGGTGGCCTAAAGCTGGAGTATCAGCGGATCCCCAGCGGATCCTCCCTGGACTACAGGGATTCCTTCCCTTACGCCCCGTCGCGAGCGTCAGTGCAGAGCGAGTGCCCCAAGGAGAGGCTGGAGTACGGTGACAGTGACTgggggcacagcctgggcaagGATGACTATGATAAGAGGCCTAAGTCATCCTATGTGGACCCTGCGAGCCCTCAGCCAGCCATGAGGCAGAGGTCCAGGTCAGGCTCCGGCCTGCAGGAGCCGGCCATGCCCTACGGAGCAAGCGCCTTCAAAGCACACCAGCAAGGACATTCCTACAGCTCCTACACCTACCCCCGCCTGTCCGAAACTGCAGCAGGCATTCCCAAG ATGGATTATGACCGAGCACAGCTGGTTGTCAGCCCACCGCTCTCGGGGTCAGACACCTATCCCCGGGGCCCAGTCAAGCTACCTCAGAGTCAGAGCAAAGTCAGCTACTCCAGCAGCAGCTACCAGTACCCCCTGGTCTACCACAAAGGCCCCCACTATCACCAGCCGCCTCTCCAGCCCGGCTCTCCCTATATTTCCACCGCCTCCTACCCCAGCTCCCCGAGTATCACGTCAAGTGCTTATCCTCCCCCCAGCTGGGGCTCCTCCTCGGACCAGCAGCCCTCCAGGGTGTCCCATGAACAGTTCCGAGCTGCCCTGCAGCTCGTGGTCAGCCCCGGAGACCCCCGGGAGTACCTGGAGAGCTTCATCAAGATCGGGGAGGGCTCCACAGGGATCGTGTGCATCGCCACCGAGAAGCACACAGGGAAGCAGGTCGCCGTGAAGAAGATGGACCTCAGGAAACAGCAGAGAAGGGAGCTGCTCTTCAATGAG GTTGTGATCATGAGAGATTACCACCACGAGAACGTGGTCGACATGTACAACAGTTACCTGGTCGGGGACGAGCTCTGGGTCGTGATGGAGTTCCTGGAGGGCGGCGCTCTCACAGACATCGTGACTCACACcag GATGAACGAGGAGCAGATCGCCACGGTCTGTCTGTCCGTGCTGAGAGCCCTGTCCTACCTGCACAACCAGGGCGTCATCCACCGCGACATCAAGAGCGACTCCATCCTGCTCACCAGTGACGGCAGG ATAAAATTGTCCGACTTTGGGTTCTGCGCCCAAGTGTCAAAGGAGGTCCCCAGGAGGAAGTCCCTGGTTGGGACACCCTATTGGATGGCACCGGAGGTGATATCCCGCCTGCCCTATGGCACCGAGGTGAGCACAGCGGGCACTGCCAGAGGGGCTATCCCAACTCCCTATGGCACCGAGGTGAGCACAGCGGGCACTGCCAGAG GGGATATCCCAGCCCCATGGAGCTCTGTCAGAGCTGTGCAGTTCGGAAGCACTTACACAGGTATGCTAAATAGCAGCAATTACGTTTGCCCCCGAGTGCTACATCTCGCCTGGTTTGAAAGTTATTTCCCCGAGATGAAGTCATTTAGCAACTCCATTTAG